One Platichthys flesus chromosome 14, fPlaFle2.1, whole genome shotgun sequence genomic region harbors:
- the ints15 gene encoding integrator complex subunit 15, translating to MGDIRQSLLPRDVLSAAKELLYHLDIYICNLVQSGRQPPQVDSKTVELVEEFILHTPKDRNTPGRRMSALQELQLLEIMCSCFQEQSRDTVRQLMFSALFSLQGNQADESRMALLGKLVSMAVAVGRIPILECAATWLQRSHRLYCIRLAQVLVDDYCSMVPGSVPTLQNIHSASPRFCCQFITAVTTLYDLTSEELTPPLELLQMIVSWIQDDPRLVLITFLNTPLSGNQPISSLDVTPLGGLVRWCVKAPLTYRGDKKQVLTNGSTENEQETGPLFSALHLSVLQVLMLLPNILNEKGLFGRLALLQLESLAALTSDLSRLLDQADKHTHTSSSDTILLSQLTLDRLAQALQVALANGALLCSREDLRAICSRLPHNNLLQLVLSGPVMYYNNIHTPPLAFSPHAAHSPIASHPTHPPHTPHTPLTTHPASHPPYPGQPFITGMPFPFRPSH from the exons ATGGGGGACATCCGTCAGTCGTTGCTGCCTCGGGATGTCCTGAGTGCAGCCAAGGAGCTGCTGTACCACCTGGACATCTACATCTGTAACCTGGTGCAGTCTGGGCGGCAGCCTCCTCAGGTGGACTCCAAAACCGTGGAGCTGGTCGAGGAGTTCATTCTGCACACACCCAAGGACAGAAACACTCCTGGCAGG AGAATGAGTGCTctccaggagctgcagctcttgGAGATCATGTGCAGCTGTTTTCAGGAGCAGAGCCGTGACACTGTCCGTCAGCTCATGTTCTCCGCCCTCTTCAGTCTCCAAGGCAACCAGGCTGATGAGAGCCGCATGGCACTTTTAGGCAAACTGGTCTCGATGGCAGTTGCTGTGGGCAGGATTCCTATCTTGGAATGCGCCGCCACCTGGCTACAG AGATCCCACCGTTTGTACTGCATACGTCTGGCCCAGGTGCTGGTAGACGACTACTGTAGCATGGTGCCAGGCTCGGTCCCCACTCTTCAGAACATCCACAGTGCCAGCCCACGCTTCTGCTGTCAGTTCATCACCGCCGTCACCACCCTCTATGACCTGACATCAG aggaaCTCACCCCTCCATTAGAACTCCTCCAGATGATTGTATCTTGGATCCAAGATGACCCTCGTCTGGTCCTCATCACTTTCCTGAATACACCCCTCTCTGGCAACCAGCCAATCAGCTCCCTTGATGTCACACCTTTGGGGGGCTTGGTGCGTTGGTGCGTCAAAGCACCGCTGACCTACAGGGGGGACAAGAAGCAGGTGCTGACCAATGGCAGCACTGAGAATGAGCAAGAGACGGGGCCTCTTTTCTCTGCCCTCCATCTAAGTGTTTTACAG GTTCTCATGCTCCTGCCAAATATTCTAAATGAGAAGGGGCTGTTCGGTCGCCTGGCGCTGCTCCAGTTGGAGTCCTTGGCtgcgctgacctctgacctctccagACTGTTGGACCAGGCCGACAAACATACGCACACGTCATCCTCAGACACAATCTTGTTGTCCCAACTGACCCTGGACAGGCTGGCACAGGCCCTGCAGGTGGCCCTGGCCAATGGAGCCCTGCTTTGCTCAAGAG AGGATCTGAGAGCCATCTGTTCCCGCCTCCCCCACAACAA TTTGCTCCAGTTGGTGTTGTCGGGCCCCGTGATGTACTACAACAACATCCACACCCCTCCGCTGGCCTTCAGCCCGCACGCAGCTCACTCTCCCATCGCCTCGCATCCcacacaccccccacacaccccgCACACACCCCTCACCACCCACCCTGCCTCTCACCCTCCGTACCCGGGGCAGCCTTTCATTACGGGGATGCCCTTTCCCTTCCGACCCAGCCACTAA